The proteins below come from a single Diceros bicornis minor isolate mBicDic1 chromosome 3, mDicBic1.mat.cur, whole genome shotgun sequence genomic window:
- the TAS2R3 gene encoding taste receptor type 2 member 3 — MLGLAEWVFLVLSTTQFILGMLGNGFIALVNGSSWFKNKRISLSDFIITNLALSRIVVLWVLLVDGVLMVFSSKVRDEGIVMQIIDIFWTFTNHLSIWLATCLSVLYCLKIASFSHPTFLWLKWRVSRVVVWMLLGALLLSCGSAISLIREFKIYSVFCGIIGTGNVTEHIRKKRSEYGLIHVLGTLWNLPPLIVSLASYVLLILSLGRHMRQMRQNGTSSRDPSTEAHKRAIKIILSFLFFFLFYFLAFVITTSGHILPGTKMVKMTGEIITMFYPAGHSFILVLGNNKLKQMFVEMLWCKPGHLKSGSKGSFSP; from the coding sequence ATGTTGGGACTCGCCGAGTGGGTGTTTCTGGTTCTCTCTACCACTCAGTTTATTCTAGGAATGCTGGGGAATGGTTTCATAGCGTTGGTCAATGGAAGCAGCTGGTTCAAGAACAAGAGAATCTCTTTGTCTGACTTCATCATCACTAACCTGGCTCTCTCCAGGATCGTTGTGCTGTGGGTTCTCTTGGTTGATGGTGTTTTAATGGTGTTCTCTTCCAAAGTACGTGATGAAGGGATAGTAATGcaaattattgatattttctgGACATTTACAAATCATCTGAGTATTTGGCTTGCCACCTGTCTCAGTGTCCTCTACTGCCTGAAAATTGCCAGTTTCTCCCACCCTACATTCCTCTGGCTCAAGTGGAGAGTTTCCAGGGTGGTTGTATGGATGTTGTTGGGTGCACTGCTCTTATCATGTGGCAGTGCCATATCTCTGATCCGTGAATTTAAGATCTATTCTGTTTTCTGTGGAATTATTGGCACAGGGAATGTGACTGAGcacattagaaagaaaagaagtgaatATGGACTGATCCATGTTCTTGGGACTCTGTGGAACCTCCCTCCCCTAATTGTGTCTCTGGCCTCCTACGTTCTGCTCATCCTGTCCCTGGGGAGGCACATGCGGCAGATGCGGCAAAATGGTACCAGCTCCAGAGATCCAAGCACTGAGGCCCACAAGAGGGCCATTAAAatcattctctccttcctctttttctttctattttacttTCTTGCCTTTGTAATTACAACATCCGGTCATATCCTACCAGGAACTAAGATGGTTAAGATGACTGGAGAAATAATTACAATGTTTTATCCTGCTGGCCACTCCTTTATTCTCGTTCTGGGAAACAATAAGCTGAAGCAGATGTTTGTGGAGATGCTCTGGTGTAAGCCTGGTCATCTGAAGTCTGGATCCAAGGGATCTTTTTCCCCATAG